A single region of the Etheostoma cragini isolate CJK2018 chromosome 3, CSU_Ecrag_1.0, whole genome shotgun sequence genome encodes:
- the LOC117942283 gene encoding olfactory receptor 52Z1-like, whose product MPGGNQSIVTEFILTGFPGLHPEYQGLVSAVLFLVYFLTVAGNFTIFFLFVTDRNLHKPMYYILLNLSACDILLSTVTLPKIISMYWFQSGNISFIACFVQMFFVHYLGTVNSFVLFLMALDRYLAICHPLRYSLVLKNSTILILSITAWVTASASNLMLVIRAYPLSYCASNIIKNCYCDHVGITTLACTDRTPYGFPAFVLAMVMLLGPLAFILFSYCSIIIAVFKIANFQSRIKSLSTCSPQLIIISLYYLPRCCVYLASNGFGIRFSDDVRIVIIMLYSLGPPMINPLIYCLRAKDMRESLRKQFKLYFSYK is encoded by the coding sequence ATGCCGGGGGGGAATCAAAGCATTGTCACTGAATTTATCCTCACTGGATTCCCTGGACTTCATCCAGAGTACCAAGGACTTGTCTCAGCAGTACTGTTCTTGGTCTATTTCTTAACTGTGGCAGGCAATTTTacaatattctttttatttgtaaccGACCGCAACCTTCATAAGCCAATGTATTATATACTTCTAAATCTAAGTGCATGTGACATTCTTTTAAGCACAGTCACTTTACCTAAGATCATCAGTATGTATTGGTTTCAATCAGGGAACATTTCGTTCATTGCGTGCTTTGTCCAAATGTTCTTTGTTCATTATCTTGGCACGGTGAAttcttttgttctctttctgATGGCTTTAGATAGGTATTTGGCAATCTGCCATCCTCTCCGATATTCCCTTGTTCTTAAAAACTCCACTATCCTCATTCTAAGTATTACAGCATGGGTAACTGCCTCTGCATCCAATTTAATGTTGGTTATTAGAGCATATCCTCTGTCTTACTGTGCTTCAAACATTATCAAAAACTGCTACTGTGATCATGTTGGTATAACAACGCTGGCATGCACTGACAGGACTCCTTATGGTTTCCCTGCTTTTGTGTTGGCAATGGTCATGTTACTGGGACCTCTGGCATTCATACTGTTCTCATATTGCTCTATAATTATAGCTGTATTTAAGATAGCAAATTTCCAAAGTCGTATTAAATCTCTGTCCACTTGCAGTCCTCAACTGATTATAATCTCACTCTATTATTTACCcagatgttgtgtttatttagcCAGCAATGGCTTCGGCATTAGATTTAGTGATGATGTGCGAATAGTAATTATTATGCTGTATAGCCTTGGTCCCCCCATGATTAATCCACTTATATACTGCTTGAGAGCTAAAGACATGAGAGAAAGTTTGCGGAAGCAATTCAAGTTATATTTCAGCTATAAGTAA
- the LOC117942284 gene encoding olfactory receptor 52Z1-like has protein sequence MLGGNQSIVTEFILTGFPGLHPEYQGLVSAVLFLVYFLTVAGNVTVFFLFVTDRNLHKPMYYIILNLSSCDILLSTVTLPKIISRYWFQSGNISFIACFVQMFFVHYLGTVNSFVLFLMALDRYLAICHPLRYSLVLKNSTILILSITAWVTASASNLTLVIRAYPLPYCASNTIKNCYCDHIGITTLACIDRTPYGVTALALAMVVLLGPLAFILFSYCSIIIAVFKIANFQSRIKSLSTCSPQLIIISLYYLPRCCVYLASNGFGIRFSDDVRIVIIMLYSLGPPMINPLIYCLRAKDMRESLRKQFKLYFSYK, from the coding sequence ATGTTGGGGGGGAATCAAAGCATTGTCACTGAATTTATCCTCACTGGATTCCCTGGACTTCATCCAGAGTACCAAGGACTTGTCTCAGCAGTACTGTTCTTAGTCTATTTCTTAACTGTGGCAGGCAatgtcacagttttttttttatttgtaaccGACCGCAACCTTCATAAGCCAATGTATTATATCATTCTAAATCTAAGTTCATGTGACATTCTCTTAAGCACAGTCACTTTACCTAAGATCATTAGTAGGTATTGGTTTCAATCAGGGAACATTTCGTTCATTGCATGCTTTGTCCAAATGTTCTTTGTTCATTATCTTGGCACGGTGAAttcttttgttctctttctgATGGCTTTGGATAGGTATTTGGCAATCTGCCATCCTCTCCGATATTCCCTTGTTCTTAAAAACTCCACTATCCTCATTCTAAGTATTACAGCATGGGTAACTGCCTCTGCATCCAATTTAACGTTGGTTATTAGAGCATATCCTCTGCCTTACTGTGCTTCAAACACTATCAAAAACTGCTACTGTGATCATATTGGTATAACAACCCTGGCATGCATTGACAGGACTCCTTATGGTGTCACTGCTTTAGCGTTGGCAATGGTTGTGTTATTGGGACCTCTGGCATTCATACTGTTTTCATATTGCTCTATAATTATAGCTGTATTTAAGATAGCAAATTTCCAAAGTCGTATAAAATCTCTGTCCACTTGCAGTCCTCAACTGATTATAATCTCACTCTATTATTTACCcagatgttgtgtttatttagcCAGCAATGGCTTCGGCATTAGATTTAGTGATGATGTACGAATAGTAATTATTATGCTGTATAGCCTTGGTCCCCCCATGATTAATCCACTTATATACTGCTTGAGAGCTAAAGACATGAGAGAAAGTTTGCGGAAGCAATTCAAGTTATATTTCAGCTATAAGTAA
- the LOC117942285 gene encoding olfactory receptor 8H2-like — MVRLPHCDSKLKYTFCEYAALIRTTCIDPNNRFNLVSIVSFCMLFVTFFFICLTYFWIIIFVKISSNSDKIKMSSTCLSHLIVVSFYYCPLFITIVFTRLGVVLNLETRQGLTIGSIVVHPLLNPLVYCLRTKEIQFKIIRIFKKV; from the coding sequence ATGGTTCGTCTCCCTCACTGTGACTCAAAGCTTAAATACACATTCTGTGAGTATGCTGCCCTAATACGAACTACTTGTATTGACCCCAATAACCGTTTCAATCTGGTTTCCATCGTATCATTTTGTATgttatttgtcactttcttttttatttgcctgaCATACTTTTGGATAATAATCTTTGTGAAAATATCCTCAAATAgtgacaaaattaaaatgagcaGCACTTGTTTGAGTCACTTAATCGTGGTATCATTTTATTACTGTCCTTTATTTATCACCATTGTTTTCACCAGACTAGGCGTAGTATTAAATCTTGAGACTCGCCAGGGTTTAACGATCGGTTCCATCGTTGTTCACCCTCTTTTAAATCCTTTGGTGTACTGTCTTAggacaaaagaaatacaatttaaGATAATTAGGATATTCAAAAAAGTTTAG
- the LOC117942287 gene encoding olfactory receptor 52B2-like: MDNLYNTSYVLVLNRFNLSSEEVFPAFLFATLSYMIILFCNLILILTIVLNKSLHQPMYLILLNLPINDLVGSSALFSQLIKDLLTNSKTMQYSACVAQAFFLHIYATGAVTILCAMAYDRYIAICLPLKYNTIMTYAHIMRIITVVWVCCIVLIGVLFFLLLRLPRCRSEITHPYCDNPSLLTLVCANTTINNIYGLFTVALTQVMANGMILYTYLRILVACFKSKRPDTKAKALQTCATHLFVFLLLECLGLFTIISYRINNISPQLRSFIGMSTLIFPPTLNPIIYGLKTKEIREKVVHFCRNKIPPF, from the coding sequence atggacAACCTGTACAACACATCATATGTTTTAGTGCTGAATCGCTTTAATCTGTCCTCTGAAGAAGTCtttcctgcatttctttttgcaaCTCTGAGCTACATGATCATACTTTTCTGCAACCTTATTCTAATCCTCACCATTGTACTGAACAAATCCCTGCATCAGCCCATGTATCTAATTCTGCTGAACCTTCCTATCAACGACCTTGTAGGCTCCTCAGCCCTCTTCTCACAGCTCATCAAAGACTTACTGACAAACAGCAAGACAATGCAGTACTCAGCTTGTGTTGCCCAAGCATTCTTTCTCCACATCTATGCAACAGGTGCAGTGACCATTCTGTGTGCTATGGCATATGACAGATACATTGCCATATGTTTGCCTTtgaaatacaacacaataatgACATATGCTCATATTATGAGAATAATCACAGTTGTTTGGGTATGTTGTATAGTTTTAATAGGTgtgctttttttcctgcttttgcGTTTACCCCGCTGTCGATCTGAAATTACTCATCCCTACTGTGATAATCCATCTTTGCTGACTCTGGTCTGTGCCAACACAACCATCAATAACATTTACGGGCTTTTTACAGTTGCTCTTACACAAGTTATGGCCAATGGGATGATTTTGTACACATATCTGCGGATCCTTGTTGCATGCTTCAAATCCAAAAGACCAGACACAAAAGCCAAAGCTTTGCAGACATGTGCTACACatctatttgtttttctcctgttgGAGTGTCTGGGTCTTTTTACCATCATATCATACAGAATAAATAACATTTCACCACAACTTAGGAGTTTCATTGGGATGTCGACTTTAATTTTCCCCCCAACATTGAATCCGATCATCTATGGActgaagacaaaagaaattCGAGAAAAAGTAGTGCACTTTTGTAGGAATAAAATCCCTCCCTTTTAG